One window from the genome of Choloepus didactylus isolate mChoDid1 chromosome 2, mChoDid1.pri, whole genome shotgun sequence encodes:
- the TFAP2E gene encoding transcription factor AP-2-epsilon, with protein sequence MLVHAYSAMERPDGLCAAAGGARLSSLPQAAYGPAPPLCHTPAAAAAADFQPPYFPPPYPQPPLPYGQAPDAAAAFPHLAGDPYGGLTPLAQPQPPQASWAAPRAAARAHDEPPSLLAPPARVLGLDPRRDYAAAVPRLLHGLADGAHGLADAALGLPGLAAPPGLEDLQATDEPGLSLLDQSVIKKVPIPPKASSLSALSLAKDSLVGGITNPSEVFCSVPGRLSLLSSTSKYKVTVGEVQRRLSPPECLNASLLGGVLRRAKSKNGGRCLRERLEKIGLNLPAGRRKAANVTLLTSLVEGEAVHLARDFGYVCETEFPAKAAAEYLCRQHADPGELHSRKSMLLAAKQICKEFAELMAQDRSPLGNSHPALILEPHVQSCLTHFSLITHGFGGPAICAALTAFQNYLLESLKGLDKMFLNSAGSGHGDTKASEKDAKHRK encoded by the exons ATGCTGGTGCACGCTTACTCGGCTATG GAGCGCCCCGACGGGCTCTGCGCAGCGGCTGGCGGGGCCCGCCTGTCGTCTCTGCCCCAGGCAGCCTACGGACCCGCGCCGCCGCTCTGCCACACGCCggccgccgccgctgctgccgACTTCCAGCCGCCCTACTTCCCACCGCCCTACCCGCAGCCGCCGCTGCCCTACGGCCAGGCGCCCGACGCCGCCGCCGCCTTTCCCCACCTGGCCGGGGACCCGTACGGCGGCCTAACGCCCTTGGCGCAGCCGCAGCCTCCGCAGGCCTCCTGGGCCGCGCCCCGCGCCGCCGCCCGCGCCCACGACGAACCGCCCAGCCTGCTTGCGCCGCCGGCCCGCGTCTTGGGCCTCGACCCGCGCCGCGACTACGCAGCTGCAGTGCCCCGGCTCCTGCACGGCTTGGCCGACGGCGCGCACGGCCTGGCCGACGCAGCGCTCGGACTCCCGGGGCTGGCAGCGCCGCCGGGCCTGGAGGACCTGCAG GCCACGGATGAGCCGGGACTGAGCCTCCTGGACCAGTCGGTTATCAAGAAAG TCCCCATTCCCCCCAAAGCCAGCAGCCTCTCGGCCCTCTCCTTGGCCAAAGACAGCCTGGTTGGCGGCATCACGAACCCCAGCGAGGTCTTCTGCTCTGTGCCTGGACGGCTCTCGCTGCTCAGCTCGACCTCCAAGTACAAGGTGACAGTGGGGGAGGTGCAGCGGCGACTCTCGCCTCCCGAGTGCCTCAACGCCTCCCTCCTGGGAGGCGTCCTCCGCAG GGCCAAGTCCAAGAATGGGGGCCGGTGCCTGCGAGAGCGGCTGGAGAAGATTGGGCTCAACCTGCCAGCTGGCCGTCGCAAGGCTGCCAATGTGACCCTGCTGACTTCACTGGTGGAGG GAGAGGCTGTGCACCTGGCCCGAGACTTCGGTTATGTCTGTGAGACTGAGTTCCCAGCCAAGGCAGCCGCCGAGTACCTGTGCCGACAGCATGCTGACCCAGGAGAACTGCACAGTCGCAAGAGCATGCTGCTGGCTGCCAA GCAGATCTGCAAAGAGTTTGCAGAGTTGATGGCTCAGGACCGCTCACCGCTGGGCAACAGCCACCCGGCACTCATCCTGGAGCCTCATGTGCAGAGTTGCCTGACACACTTTAGCCTCATCACCCATGGCTTTGGCGGGCCTGCCATCTGTGCTGCCCTCACTGCTTTCCAGAACTACTTGCTGGAGTCGCTCAAGGGGCTGGACAAGATGTTTCTAAACAGTGCAGGCAGCGGGCACGGTGACACCAAGGCTTCGGAGAAGGATGCCAAACATCGGAAATAA